One window of the Hippoglossus hippoglossus isolate fHipHip1 chromosome 9, fHipHip1.pri, whole genome shotgun sequence genome contains the following:
- the LOC117767483 gene encoding RILP-like protein 1 isoform X4, which yields MDTCGIMSALDRPAAELTVMDVYDIAAVLGHEFERIIDRFGCESLVALVPKVVRVLEQLEALVSRGAAGQEAQELRRELERLRQERSDKSEQERRHQKELELVEDVWRGEVQDLLPQITRLQAENQRLLVSLSLKESPVPEEDLHKQEGMSEKERRVRKRLEDLVEKQRDDIRAKDHELTLRNEDVDALQMQQHRVIRINQDLRHRIGVMEAQGKALIQQRAELQAAAQARQQEVGALQLEVTRLSKELRDWELEREISEVEGSSLTKSGMSSPASPQMTPSEAAPPTTIKPKSVWVECGGDPGFMANCFERDKRPSILQRSSIRENHEEEGDEDEEATAFLLVIGYLPQVSHIRRCQLTQSWRSGATARSRSQTNLALLCRSYGTSCRRGMNSRPKCSCCRKTWRITKVTSLRMTPAPLFVLHLLHHAPLPLTSLNQESGA from the exons atggacacctGCGGGATTATGTCCGCTCTGGACAGACCCGCCGCCGAGCTCACGGTCATGGACGTGTACGACATAGCGGCGGTGCTGGGACACGAGTTCGAGCGGATCATCGACAGGTTCGGCTGCGAGTCTCTGGTCGCGCTGGTGCCCAAAGTGGTTCGGgtgctggagcagctggaggcgCTGGTGAGCCGGGGAGCCGCCGGACAGGAGGCCcaggagctgaggagggagctggagagactgaggcaggagaggagcGACAAGTCcgagcaggagaggaggcacCAGAag gagctggagctggtggaggacgTGTGGAGAGGTGAAGTCCAGGACCTGCTCCCTCAGATCACTCGGCTTCAGGCGGAGAACCAGAGGCTGTTGGTGAGTCTCTCTCTCAAAGAGTCGCCCGTCCCAGAGGAAGACCTGCACAAACAGGAGG GAAtgtcagaaaaagaaagacgtgTGAGGAAGAGGCTGGAAGACTTAGTGGAGAAGCAGAGGGATGACATCCGAGCGAAGGACCATGAGCTCACACTGAGAAATGAGGATGTTGACGCG CTCCAGATGCAGCAGCATCGGGTGATAAGGATCAACCAGGACCTCCGTCACAGGATAGGAGTGATGGAAGCGCAGGGCAAGGCACTAATCCAGCAGAGGGCTGAGCTGCAGGCTGCGGCCCAGGCACGGCAGCAGGAGGTCGGGGCTCTGCAGCTGGAGGTCACCAGGCTGAGTAAGGAGCTCCGAGACTGGGAACTGGAGAGAGAGATCTCTGAGGTCGAAGGGTCCTCTCTTACAAAATCTGGAATGTCGTCACCTGCGTCACCACAGATGACG CCCTCAGAGGCAGCGCCACCCACCACCATCAAACCAAAGTCAGTGTGGGTGGAGTGTGGAGGGGACCCTGGCTTCATGGCAAACTGCTTTGAGCGCGACAAGCGTCCCTCCATCCTCCAGAGGTCATCTATCAGAGAAAACCACGAGGAAGAGGGTGACGAAGATGAGGAGGCGACAGCTTTTTTATTGGTAATTGGTTATCTGCCTCAGGTCTCCCACATA AGAAGGTGCCAGCtgacacagagctggaggagcgGAGCGACAGCCCGGAGCAGGAGTCAGACAAACCTCGCTTTACTCTGCAGGAGCTACGGGACGTCCTGCAGGAGAGGAATGAACTCAAGGCCCAAGTGTTCGTGCTGCAGGAAGACCTGGCGTATTACAAAAG TGACGAGTCTGAGGATGACACCAGCCCCTTTGTTTgtgcttcacctcctccaccacgcTCCACTTCCACTGACCAGCCTGAATCAGGAATCCGGCGCTT GA
- the LOC117767483 gene encoding RILP-like protein 1 isoform X1, translated as MDTCGIMSALDRPAAELTVMDVYDIAAVLGHEFERIIDRFGCESLVALVPKVVRVLEQLEALVSRGAAGQEAQELRRELERLRQERSDKSEQERRHQKELELVEDVWRGEVQDLLPQITRLQAENQRLLVSLSLKESPVPEEDLHKQEGMSEKERRVRKRLEDLVEKQRDDIRAKDHELTLRNEDVDALQMQQHRVIRINQDLRHRIGVMEAQGKALIQQRAELQAAAQARQQEVGALQLEVTRLSKELRDWELEREISEVEGSSLTKSGMSSPASPQMTPSEAAPPTTIKPKSVWVECGGDPGFMANCFERDKRPSILQRSSIRENHEEEGDEDEEATAFLLQKVPADTELEERSDSPEQESDKPRFTLQELRDVLQERNELKAQVFVLQEDLAYYKSDESEDDTSPFVCASPPPPRSTSTDQPESGIRRLIFTAIMPMVAAGLITDDPTLLPIRRLSFV; from the exons atggacacctGCGGGATTATGTCCGCTCTGGACAGACCCGCCGCCGAGCTCACGGTCATGGACGTGTACGACATAGCGGCGGTGCTGGGACACGAGTTCGAGCGGATCATCGACAGGTTCGGCTGCGAGTCTCTGGTCGCGCTGGTGCCCAAAGTGGTTCGGgtgctggagcagctggaggcgCTGGTGAGCCGGGGAGCCGCCGGACAGGAGGCCcaggagctgaggagggagctggagagactgaggcaggagaggagcGACAAGTCcgagcaggagaggaggcacCAGAag gagctggagctggtggaggacgTGTGGAGAGGTGAAGTCCAGGACCTGCTCCCTCAGATCACTCGGCTTCAGGCGGAGAACCAGAGGCTGTTGGTGAGTCTCTCTCTCAAAGAGTCGCCCGTCCCAGAGGAAGACCTGCACAAACAGGAGG GAAtgtcagaaaaagaaagacgtgTGAGGAAGAGGCTGGAAGACTTAGTGGAGAAGCAGAGGGATGACATCCGAGCGAAGGACCATGAGCTCACACTGAGAAATGAGGATGTTGACGCG CTCCAGATGCAGCAGCATCGGGTGATAAGGATCAACCAGGACCTCCGTCACAGGATAGGAGTGATGGAAGCGCAGGGCAAGGCACTAATCCAGCAGAGGGCTGAGCTGCAGGCTGCGGCCCAGGCACGGCAGCAGGAGGTCGGGGCTCTGCAGCTGGAGGTCACCAGGCTGAGTAAGGAGCTCCGAGACTGGGAACTGGAGAGAGAGATCTCTGAGGTCGAAGGGTCCTCTCTTACAAAATCTGGAATGTCGTCACCTGCGTCACCACAGATGACG CCCTCAGAGGCAGCGCCACCCACCACCATCAAACCAAAGTCAGTGTGGGTGGAGTGTGGAGGGGACCCTGGCTTCATGGCAAACTGCTTTGAGCGCGACAAGCGTCCCTCCATCCTCCAGAGGTCATCTATCAGAGAAAACCACGAGGAAGAGGGTGACGAAGATGAGGAGGCGACAGCTTTTTTATTG CAGAAGGTGCCAGCtgacacagagctggaggagcgGAGCGACAGCCCGGAGCAGGAGTCAGACAAACCTCGCTTTACTCTGCAGGAGCTACGGGACGTCCTGCAGGAGAGGAATGAACTCAAGGCCCAAGTGTTCGTGCTGCAGGAAGACCTGGCGTATTACAAAAG TGACGAGTCTGAGGATGACACCAGCCCCTTTGTTTgtgcttcacctcctccaccacgcTCCACTTCCACTGACCAGCCTGAATCAGGAATCCGGCGCTT GATCTTCACCGCCATAATGCCAATGGTGGCAGCTGGTTTGATCACAGACGATCCCACATTGTTGCCAATCAGAAGACTTTCCTTTGTATGA
- the LOC117767483 gene encoding RILP-like protein 1 isoform X3, protein MDTCGIMSALDRPAAELTVMDVYDIAAVLGHEFERIIDRFGCESLVALVPKVVRVLEQLEALVSRGAAGQEAQELRRELERLRQERSDKSEQERRHQKELELVEDVWRGEVQDLLPQITRLQAENQRLLVSLSLKESPVPEEDLHKQEGMSEKERRVRKRLEDLVEKQRDDIRAKDHELTLRNEDVDALQMQQHRVIRINQDLRHRIGVMEAQGKALIQQRAELQAAAQARQQEVGALQLEVTRLSKELRDWELEREISEVEGSSLTKSGMSSPASPQMTPSEAAPPTTIKPKSVWVECGGDPGFMANCFERDKRPSILQRSSIRENHEEEGDEDEEKVPADTELEERSDSPEQESDKPRFTLQELRDVLQERNELKAQVFVLQEDLAYYKSDESEDDTSPFVCASPPPPRSTSTDQPESGIRRLIFTAIMPMVAAGLITDDPTLLPIRRLSFV, encoded by the exons atggacacctGCGGGATTATGTCCGCTCTGGACAGACCCGCCGCCGAGCTCACGGTCATGGACGTGTACGACATAGCGGCGGTGCTGGGACACGAGTTCGAGCGGATCATCGACAGGTTCGGCTGCGAGTCTCTGGTCGCGCTGGTGCCCAAAGTGGTTCGGgtgctggagcagctggaggcgCTGGTGAGCCGGGGAGCCGCCGGACAGGAGGCCcaggagctgaggagggagctggagagactgaggcaggagaggagcGACAAGTCcgagcaggagaggaggcacCAGAag gagctggagctggtggaggacgTGTGGAGAGGTGAAGTCCAGGACCTGCTCCCTCAGATCACTCGGCTTCAGGCGGAGAACCAGAGGCTGTTGGTGAGTCTCTCTCTCAAAGAGTCGCCCGTCCCAGAGGAAGACCTGCACAAACAGGAGG GAAtgtcagaaaaagaaagacgtgTGAGGAAGAGGCTGGAAGACTTAGTGGAGAAGCAGAGGGATGACATCCGAGCGAAGGACCATGAGCTCACACTGAGAAATGAGGATGTTGACGCG CTCCAGATGCAGCAGCATCGGGTGATAAGGATCAACCAGGACCTCCGTCACAGGATAGGAGTGATGGAAGCGCAGGGCAAGGCACTAATCCAGCAGAGGGCTGAGCTGCAGGCTGCGGCCCAGGCACGGCAGCAGGAGGTCGGGGCTCTGCAGCTGGAGGTCACCAGGCTGAGTAAGGAGCTCCGAGACTGGGAACTGGAGAGAGAGATCTCTGAGGTCGAAGGGTCCTCTCTTACAAAATCTGGAATGTCGTCACCTGCGTCACCACAGATGACG CCCTCAGAGGCAGCGCCACCCACCACCATCAAACCAAAGTCAGTGTGGGTGGAGTGTGGAGGGGACCCTGGCTTCATGGCAAACTGCTTTGAGCGCGACAAGCGTCCCTCCATCCTCCAGAGGTCATCTATCAGAGAAAACCACGAGGAAGAGGGTGACGAAGATGAGGAG AAGGTGCCAGCtgacacagagctggaggagcgGAGCGACAGCCCGGAGCAGGAGTCAGACAAACCTCGCTTTACTCTGCAGGAGCTACGGGACGTCCTGCAGGAGAGGAATGAACTCAAGGCCCAAGTGTTCGTGCTGCAGGAAGACCTGGCGTATTACAAAAG TGACGAGTCTGAGGATGACACCAGCCCCTTTGTTTgtgcttcacctcctccaccacgcTCCACTTCCACTGACCAGCCTGAATCAGGAATCCGGCGCTT GATCTTCACCGCCATAATGCCAATGGTGGCAGCTGGTTTGATCACAGACGATCCCACATTGTTGCCAATCAGAAGACTTTCCTTTGTATGA
- the LOC117767483 gene encoding RILP-like protein 1 isoform X2 — protein MDTCGIMSALDRPAAELTVMDVYDIAAVLGHEFERIIDRFGCESLVALVPKVVRVLEQLEALVSRGAAGQEAQELRRELERLRQERSDKSEQERRHQKELELVEDVWRGEVQDLLPQITRLQAENQRLLVSLSLKESPVPEEDLHKQEGMSEKERRVRKRLEDLVEKQRDDIRAKDHELTLRNEDVDALQMQQHRVIRINQDLRHRIGVMEAQGKALIQQRAELQAAAQARQQEVGALQLEVTRLSKELRDWELEREISEVEGSSLTKSGMSSPASPQMTPSEAAPPTTIKPKSVWVECGGDPGFMANCFERDKRPSILQRSSIRENHEEEGDEDEEATAFLLKVPADTELEERSDSPEQESDKPRFTLQELRDVLQERNELKAQVFVLQEDLAYYKSDESEDDTSPFVCASPPPPRSTSTDQPESGIRRLIFTAIMPMVAAGLITDDPTLLPIRRLSFV, from the exons atggacacctGCGGGATTATGTCCGCTCTGGACAGACCCGCCGCCGAGCTCACGGTCATGGACGTGTACGACATAGCGGCGGTGCTGGGACACGAGTTCGAGCGGATCATCGACAGGTTCGGCTGCGAGTCTCTGGTCGCGCTGGTGCCCAAAGTGGTTCGGgtgctggagcagctggaggcgCTGGTGAGCCGGGGAGCCGCCGGACAGGAGGCCcaggagctgaggagggagctggagagactgaggcaggagaggagcGACAAGTCcgagcaggagaggaggcacCAGAag gagctggagctggtggaggacgTGTGGAGAGGTGAAGTCCAGGACCTGCTCCCTCAGATCACTCGGCTTCAGGCGGAGAACCAGAGGCTGTTGGTGAGTCTCTCTCTCAAAGAGTCGCCCGTCCCAGAGGAAGACCTGCACAAACAGGAGG GAAtgtcagaaaaagaaagacgtgTGAGGAAGAGGCTGGAAGACTTAGTGGAGAAGCAGAGGGATGACATCCGAGCGAAGGACCATGAGCTCACACTGAGAAATGAGGATGTTGACGCG CTCCAGATGCAGCAGCATCGGGTGATAAGGATCAACCAGGACCTCCGTCACAGGATAGGAGTGATGGAAGCGCAGGGCAAGGCACTAATCCAGCAGAGGGCTGAGCTGCAGGCTGCGGCCCAGGCACGGCAGCAGGAGGTCGGGGCTCTGCAGCTGGAGGTCACCAGGCTGAGTAAGGAGCTCCGAGACTGGGAACTGGAGAGAGAGATCTCTGAGGTCGAAGGGTCCTCTCTTACAAAATCTGGAATGTCGTCACCTGCGTCACCACAGATGACG CCCTCAGAGGCAGCGCCACCCACCACCATCAAACCAAAGTCAGTGTGGGTGGAGTGTGGAGGGGACCCTGGCTTCATGGCAAACTGCTTTGAGCGCGACAAGCGTCCCTCCATCCTCCAGAGGTCATCTATCAGAGAAAACCACGAGGAAGAGGGTGACGAAGATGAGGAGGCGACAGCTTTTTTATTG AAGGTGCCAGCtgacacagagctggaggagcgGAGCGACAGCCCGGAGCAGGAGTCAGACAAACCTCGCTTTACTCTGCAGGAGCTACGGGACGTCCTGCAGGAGAGGAATGAACTCAAGGCCCAAGTGTTCGTGCTGCAGGAAGACCTGGCGTATTACAAAAG TGACGAGTCTGAGGATGACACCAGCCCCTTTGTTTgtgcttcacctcctccaccacgcTCCACTTCCACTGACCAGCCTGAATCAGGAATCCGGCGCTT GATCTTCACCGCCATAATGCCAATGGTGGCAGCTGGTTTGATCACAGACGATCCCACATTGTTGCCAATCAGAAGACTTTCCTTTGTATGA
- the LOC117767483 gene encoding uncharacterized protein LOC117767483 isoform X5, giving the protein MMSVFILKGLVELKGLLLRGIRFGSASASWELELVEDVWRGEVQDLLPQITRLQAENQRLLVSLSLKESPVPEEDLHKQEGMSEKERRVRKRLEDLVEKQRDDIRAKDHELTLRNEDVDALQMQQHRVIRINQDLRHRIGVMEAQGKALIQQRAELQAAAQARQQEVGALQLEVTRLSKELRDWELEREISEVEGSSLTKSGMSSPASPQMTPSEAAPPTTIKPKSVWVECGGDPGFMANCFERDKRPSILQRSSIRENHEEEGDEDEEATAFLLQKVPADTELEERSDSPEQESDKPRFTLQELRDVLQERNELKAQVFVLQEDLAYYKSDESEDDTSPFVCASPPPPRSTSTDQPESGIRRLIFTAIMPMVAAGLITDDPTLLPIRRLSFV; this is encoded by the exons ATGATGAGTGTCTTCATTCTAAAGGGCCTGGTGGAGCTGAAAGGCCTCCTCCTCAGGGGAATACGGTTTGGATCGGCCTCGGCCTCCTGG gagctggagctggtggaggacgTGTGGAGAGGTGAAGTCCAGGACCTGCTCCCTCAGATCACTCGGCTTCAGGCGGAGAACCAGAGGCTGTTGGTGAGTCTCTCTCTCAAAGAGTCGCCCGTCCCAGAGGAAGACCTGCACAAACAGGAGG GAAtgtcagaaaaagaaagacgtgTGAGGAAGAGGCTGGAAGACTTAGTGGAGAAGCAGAGGGATGACATCCGAGCGAAGGACCATGAGCTCACACTGAGAAATGAGGATGTTGACGCG CTCCAGATGCAGCAGCATCGGGTGATAAGGATCAACCAGGACCTCCGTCACAGGATAGGAGTGATGGAAGCGCAGGGCAAGGCACTAATCCAGCAGAGGGCTGAGCTGCAGGCTGCGGCCCAGGCACGGCAGCAGGAGGTCGGGGCTCTGCAGCTGGAGGTCACCAGGCTGAGTAAGGAGCTCCGAGACTGGGAACTGGAGAGAGAGATCTCTGAGGTCGAAGGGTCCTCTCTTACAAAATCTGGAATGTCGTCACCTGCGTCACCACAGATGACG CCCTCAGAGGCAGCGCCACCCACCACCATCAAACCAAAGTCAGTGTGGGTGGAGTGTGGAGGGGACCCTGGCTTCATGGCAAACTGCTTTGAGCGCGACAAGCGTCCCTCCATCCTCCAGAGGTCATCTATCAGAGAAAACCACGAGGAAGAGGGTGACGAAGATGAGGAGGCGACAGCTTTTTTATTG CAGAAGGTGCCAGCtgacacagagctggaggagcgGAGCGACAGCCCGGAGCAGGAGTCAGACAAACCTCGCTTTACTCTGCAGGAGCTACGGGACGTCCTGCAGGAGAGGAATGAACTCAAGGCCCAAGTGTTCGTGCTGCAGGAAGACCTGGCGTATTACAAAAG TGACGAGTCTGAGGATGACACCAGCCCCTTTGTTTgtgcttcacctcctccaccacgcTCCACTTCCACTGACCAGCCTGAATCAGGAATCCGGCGCTT GATCTTCACCGCCATAATGCCAATGGTGGCAGCTGGTTTGATCACAGACGATCCCACATTGTTGCCAATCAGAAGACTTTCCTTTGTATGA
- the rilpl2 gene encoding RILP-like protein 2, giving the protein MEFGEESSPALAFEKDAFELTVEDVYDISYVIGRDLLKVSRTGDEVSDLQFRIVRVLEMFETLVNKYNLSVEELRMERDNLKTELDRLVLERSSGQGTQTAGPNQLVVDLTDPNRPRFTMQELKEVLQERNQLKAQLMVAQEELQLYKSGILPQAEPAMVEVDLETPATTERRPPTIKDAKEEKTTISKLFSFRRK; this is encoded by the exons ATGGAGTTCGGCGAAGAGTCGTCTCCCGCTCTGGCTTTCGAGAAAGACGCGTTCGAGCTCACGGTTGAGGATGTTTACGACATTTCTTACGTGATCGGCCGGGATCTGTTAAAAGTCAGCCGCACGGGAGACGAGGTGTCGGACCTGCAGTTCCGCATAGTCCGCGTGCTGGAGATGTTCGAGACCCTGGTGAATAAGTACAATCTGTCCGTGGAGGAGCTGCGAATGGAGCGGGACAACCTGAAGACGGAGCTGGACCGGCTCGTCCTGGAGAGATCCTCCGGCCAGGGCACG CAAACCGCGGGGCCCAACCAGCTGGTGGTGGACCTGACGGACCCCAACAGGCCGCGGTTCACCatgcaggagctgaaggaggTTCTGCAGGAGAGGAACCAGCTGAAGGCTCAGCTCATGGTGgctcaggaggagctgcagctctacAAGAG TGGGATCCTTCCACAGGCTGAACCAGCCATGGTGGAAGTGGATCTGGAGACACCGGCAACCACAGAGCGTCGTCCACCCACGATAAAGGATgcaaaagaggagaagacgacCATAAGCAAACT gTTTTCATTCAGGCGGAAATAA
- the kmt5ab gene encoding lysine methyltransferase 5Ab: protein MAKGKKHLQRTDVKPEDSVEYQVASGEGTKENKPAANNKDSVGRVPSIFLSRRSPSKPRSPLSDSSSMLIQEGNESDAATPDVSKLKKDVPKETKCESFESKEQKPEIPSHSHGIREQLADQPDQKEPTTHTNQVRSAADGKSPSPKPRSKAGHKLGAKKTENKAPQNRKVTDYFPIRRSNRKTKAELKSEEHRYIDDLIKNGTEEGMQIKHIEGKGRGVFAVRSFKKAEFVVEYHGDLLELAEAKLREAQYALDPQTGCYMYYFQYQCKTYCVDATKETSRLGRLINHSKAGNCQTKLHDIDGSPHLILVTSRDIEAEEELLYDYGDRSKSSISAHPWLKN from the exons ATGGCAAAAG gtaagAAACACTTGCAGAGAACCGACGTAAAGCCCGAGGACAGCGTCGAATACCAAGTCGCTTCAGGGGAggggacaaaagaaaacaaaccagctGCGAACAACAAG GATTCCGTAGGTAGAGTTCCGTCAATTTTCCTGAGTCGACGGAGTCCTAGCAAACCTAGATCCCCCCTGAGCGACAGTTCAAGCATGCTGATCCAGGAGGGAAATGAATCTGATGCAGCTACTCCTGACGTGTCAAAGCTGAAAAAAG acGTACCTAAAGAAACGAAATGTGAGAGTTTTGAGTCCAAAGAGCAGAAGCCAGAAATTCCTTCTCACAGTCATGGGATCAGAGAGCAGCTCGCGGACCAACCTGATCAGAAAGAGCCCACCACGCACACAAATCAGGTCCGGTCTGCAGCAGATGGCAAAAGTCCATCACCCAAACCTCGGAGTAAAGCCGGTCACAAACTCGGAGCAAAGAA aacGGAAAACAAAGCTCCTCAAAACAGAAAGGTCACCGACTATTTCCCCATCAGACGAAGTAACAGAAAAACTAAAGCAGAGTTAAAG AGTGAAGAGCACAGATACATTGATGACCTGATAAAGAACGGCACTGAGGAAGGAATGCAG ATCAAACACAtagaaggaaaaggaagaggagtaTTTGCTGTCAGGAGCTTCAAAAAAGCAGAGTTTGTTGTGGAGTACCATGGAGACCTCCTGGAACTGGCTGAGGCTAAACTAAGAGAGGCCCAGTATGCTCTGGATCCCCAAACTGGCTGTTACATGTACTACTTCCAGTACCAATGCAAAACTTACTG TGTAGACGCTACAAAGGAAACAAGTCGTCTTGGAAGACTAATTAACCACAGTAAAGCCGGAAACTGCCAGACTAAGCTTCACGACATCGATGGATCGCCCCATCTGATCCTGGTGACTTCTCGAGACATcgaggcagaggaggagctgctgtacGACTACGGTGATCGGAGTAAATCCTCCATCTCGGCTCACCCGTGGCTCAAAAACTGA
- the c9h12orf65 gene encoding probable peptide chain release factor C12orf65 homolog, mitochondrial, whose translation MSRLVPLITSVSRRVLWRRGCPGVSPPLNPLPGLTWVSAAGKKDLVDLPVLDEDDLEEQFVRGSGPGGQATNKTSNCVVLKHVPTGIVVKCHQTRSVEINRKRARGIMRERLDVAYKGELSEVLVKKKELVFKKQEKKKKAHENLERKRLFKEALVTESTHE comes from the exons ATGTCTCGACTTGTCCCGCTCATCACCTCAGTGTCCAGACGGGTCTTATGGAGGAGGGGGTGTCCTGGTGTCTCCCCTCCTCTGAACCCGCTCCCTGGACTCACATGGGTGTCTGCGGCCGGTAAGAAGGACCTGGTGGACCTGCCTGTCCTGGATGAAGACGACCTGGAGGAGCAGTTTGTGAGAGGATCCGGACCCGGAGGACAGGCCACCAACAAGACCAGCAACTGTGTGGTGCTCAAACACGTCCCCACCGGGATCGTAGTGAAG TGCCATCAAACCAGATCTGTGGAAATAAATCGAAAGCGTGCCCGTGGAAtcatgagagagagacttgATGTTGCATATAAAGGAGAACTTAGTGAAGTGCTTGTAAAGAAGAAGGAGTTGGTGTTTaagaaacaagagaagaagaagaaagcacaTGAGAATCTGGAGAGGAAAAGACTGTTTAAAGAAGCGCTGGTTACAGAATCCACACAtgaatga